Within Runella rosea, the genomic segment CACTCGAAGAACTGGCGGAGATTTTACAGGTGAATAAGCGGAAGACTACCCACACGGTTTTCTCTTACTTTGAAGAGATTATTTCCCGAAAGATAGAGGCGGGAAAAATTGGCTATTCTGACACTTTTAAGGCAACGCTGCTTAAACTCAAAAACTATCGCCGTGATAAAGATTTAGAGTTTTCTGACGTTACCCATGCTTTTATTACGAAATACGAAGAATGGCTCAAAAGACAGTCTCTGGAACCCAATTCGATTTTTCTTTACCTGAGAACGTTTAATACGGCCCTCAACTACGCAAAAAAAGACAAGCTTGTAAAGGACGATTATACTCCTTTTAAAGAATTCAGTTTCTCTAAATATAGACGTGCCAAAACAAAAAAGCGAGCGATTTCTAAAGAAGAAATGTTACGCATTGCTCAGTTTAGTCCAAACGCTAAATCTCGCCTTTTTCACTCACGCAATTACTTCATGTTCAGTTATTACTGTGGTGGTATCAACTTTGTAGACATGGCCAATTTGCGTTGGAGTAATATTCAAAGCGGCCGCTTACTATATACTCGCCAAAAGACCGGAGAGGACTTTAATATCATTTTGTTACCTCCCACTTTACATATTTTGGAACACTATAAACAAACCTATTATCTTGGTGAGGAATCTTTTATTTTTCCAATTTTGAGCGATTTTCACAAAACACCCAAACAAATCAGCGACCGAATCCATAAAGTTAACGGACAGACAAATGACGATTTAAAAGAAATAGGGAAGTTACTTGAAATTGGAGTTCCATTGACTACGTACGTAGCACGACATTCTTTTGCTACTATCCAGAAAAAAAGTGGAACGCCCACTTCGGTTATCTCCGAGATGATGGGACACGACAGCGAACGTACCACCCGTATTTACTTGGATAGCTTTGGAAACGATGTATTGGATGAAGCCATGAAAGCTTTGATGTAAATGTCATTATTCAATCTTTAAACTATTTCTTTGACTGCCTTCGAAAATTCATACTAGTATGCCACTATGGAAATATATTAATAATAAATAATTATTATACCCTATCAGGTACAAATAGCCATAATTACATTATATTTACACCCGATAAGGTATAAATACAGTGTAATTATGTTGATAAGTAAATTTGTTAAAGAAAAGCGTAATGCCGCCAAACTGACTCAGCCCGAGTTGGCCGAGAAAGCCGGGGTGGGCCTTCGCTTTATTCGTGAACTCGAACAGGGCAAACAAACCTTGCGTATGGACAAGGTAAACCAAGTGTTACAATTATTTGGGTATGAGACTGGGGCGGTACCCGTTAACCGTAAACTACTGACCGATGAGAAAGGCTGAAGTCAAATTCCACGCTTTAACCGCAGGGTGGCTGATACAGGATGAAAACGGGTATCATTTTGAATATGACAAGGATTATTTGCAGAGAGAAAAACCCGAACCGATCAGCCTTACGCTGCCCTTACAACAGGTTGCTTTTACCGATAAAGTATTGTTCCCCTTCTTCGACGGCCTGATTCCTGAAGGATGGCTGCTGGACATTGCCCAAAGAAACTGGAAACTCAATCCTCGTGATCGAATGGGATTATTACTGGCTTGTTGCAGAGATTGTATTGGAGCGGTAAGTATATACCCTGTTGAAGAGGAGGATAGACTATGAAAAGGTGTTTGTACTGTTATCAACTTTTGGGGCCAACGGAAACCGATTTTCATGCTTCGTGCAGTAAAAAAATCTTTGGCAACGCTACTCCCCCCGCTCTGCCCTATACCGAAAATCAAATGGAAGAATTGGCTACCCAAGTCATAAGAAGCCAAATGACCGTCACGGGAGTCCAGCCAAAACTGTCTTTGGAAATTGTCTCAGGAAAAAAGAAAACAGAATCTCAACGGTTTACGATTGTGGGGCTTTGGGGAGGGTATATCTTAAAACCCCCAACCCCGCATTATCCACAATTACCTGAAGTAGAGGACTTAACCATGCACCTGGCTGAAATCGCCGGAATCAGGACCGTACCCCATAGCCTGATTCGTCTGCAATCGGGTAGTTTGGCCTATATTACCAAACGAATAGACCGGGTAAAAAAAAACAAATTACCCATGGAAGACATGTGTCAACTGACGGAGCGGCTGACAGAAGATAAATACCACGGTTCGTATGAACAAATAGCGAAAACCATCCTGAAATATTCAACCAATCCGGGCTTAGATACCGTCAATTTTTTTGAGCAGGTACTATTTTCATTTCTTACAGGCAATGCCGATATGCACCTGAAAAATTTTTCACTGATTACCCAACCCAGCCTCGGGCCGATACTGTCCCCTGCCTACGACATGGTAGCTACGGCCTTGGTCAATCCAGCTGATAACGAAGATATGGCGCTGACTCTCAATGGGAAAAAGAGAAAATTAAAGCGCAGCGACTTTACCACAGCGTTTACCACCTTAAAATTGGAGGTAAAACAACAGGAAAATATTTTCAAAAAAATGGAAAAAGTAAAAGAGAAATGGATGGAGTATATAGCCATCAGTTTTCTCAGTCCTGATTTTAAAGAAGCCTTTATCCAATTGATTCAGGAAAGATTTTCCAGATTAAAGGCATGAGCCTCTTACTGTATATGTCATGAAAGCAAAAGAGAAAATTTTACATTAGCAAAATCGGCTTCAGATTTCCTGGTTTTGGATAATCCGGCTTACCATGATATAGGACTGCTTGGCGATCACTTCGATGATAAAATTTAAATTTTTGGATACCTTATGCTGCTTTTAAGCATAATGAACCAAAAGAAAGGGAAAAGTATTTTA encodes:
- a CDS encoding HipA domain-containing protein; translation: MKRCLYCYQLLGPTETDFHASCSKKIFGNATPPALPYTENQMEELATQVIRSQMTVTGVQPKLSLEIVSGKKKTESQRFTIVGLWGGYILKPPTPHYPQLPEVEDLTMHLAEIAGIRTVPHSLIRLQSGSLAYITKRIDRVKKNKLPMEDMCQLTERLTEDKYHGSYEQIAKTILKYSTNPGLDTVNFFEQVLFSFLTGNADMHLKNFSLITQPSLGPILSPAYDMVATALVNPADNEDMALTLNGKKRKLKRSDFTTAFTTLKLEVKQQENIFKKMEKVKEKWMEYIAISFLSPDFKEAFIQLIQERFSRLKA
- a CDS encoding helix-turn-helix transcriptional regulator; its protein translation is MLISKFVKEKRNAAKLTQPELAEKAGVGLRFIRELEQGKQTLRMDKVNQVLQLFGYETGAVPVNRKLLTDEKG
- a CDS encoding HipA N-terminal domain-containing protein; translation: MRKAEVKFHALTAGWLIQDENGYHFEYDKDYLQREKPEPISLTLPLQQVAFTDKVLFPFFDGLIPEGWLLDIAQRNWKLNPRDRMGLLLACCRDCIGAVSIYPVEEEDRL
- a CDS encoding site-specific integrase, producing MTSAKVILFTSKVLKNDEHPVMLRLIQNRKIKYLNLGFSCLASDWDDKTHLPKKKHPLYKEMAVAIGSITNRANREILNLENEGRIYSLEELAEILQVNKRKTTHTVFSYFEEIISRKIEAGKIGYSDTFKATLLKLKNYRRDKDLEFSDVTHAFITKYEEWLKRQSLEPNSIFLYLRTFNTALNYAKKDKLVKDDYTPFKEFSFSKYRRAKTKKRAISKEEMLRIAQFSPNAKSRLFHSRNYFMFSYYCGGINFVDMANLRWSNIQSGRLLYTRQKTGEDFNIILLPPTLHILEHYKQTYYLGEESFIFPILSDFHKTPKQISDRIHKVNGQTNDDLKEIGKLLEIGVPLTTYVARHSFATIQKKSGTPTSVISEMMGHDSERTTRIYLDSFGNDVLDEAMKALM